One genomic window of Pseudomonas sp. LFM046 includes the following:
- a CDS encoding AMP-binding protein — MTNNCLPFLAARDFLLAHRTDYDTAVRDFRWPQLTEFNWALDYFDTMAKGNQANALWIVEEDGSERRYSFQELAQRSNRVANHLRALGVQRGERILMMLGNDIALWETMLAAFKLGAVVIPATALLTPEDLRDRIERGHVRHLVVGSANLDKFNGLAEGCTRISVGRGAPGWTPHSSALEYSAEFEADGVTLATDPMLLYFTSGTTSKPKMVLHSHQSYPVGHLSTMYWIGLQPGDLHLNISSPGWAKHAWSCFFAPWNAGACIFIHNTSRFSAPALLGVLERYGVTSLCAPPTVWRMLIQEDLASYRGRLRLRELVGAGEPLNPEIIEQIQHAWGMNLRDGFGQTETTAQVGNTPGQTLKPGSMGRPLPGYRVTMLDPDGMPGNEGEVALPLDVRPLGLMLRYEDSPEKTAEVMRDGYYRTGDTALIDDDGYITFVGRADDVFKASDYRISPFELESALIEHPSVMEVAVVPSPDPVRLAVPKAFLILAHGETGSAELASSILAFAREHLAPYKRVRRIEFVSELPKTISGKIRRVELRQIEVQRRQSDARHPQEFFEEDFPHLKG, encoded by the coding sequence ATGACCAACAACTGCCTCCCCTTCCTTGCCGCCCGTGACTTCCTGCTGGCCCACCGCACCGACTACGACACCGCCGTGCGCGATTTCCGTTGGCCGCAGCTCACCGAATTCAACTGGGCGCTGGACTACTTCGACACCATGGCCAAGGGCAACCAGGCCAACGCGCTCTGGATCGTCGAAGAGGATGGCAGCGAACGCCGCTACAGCTTCCAGGAGCTGGCACAACGTTCCAACCGTGTCGCCAATCACCTGCGCGCACTCGGTGTGCAGCGTGGCGAACGCATTCTGATGATGCTCGGCAATGACATCGCCCTCTGGGAAACCATGCTCGCGGCCTTCAAGCTGGGCGCCGTGGTGATTCCCGCCACCGCCCTGCTCACCCCCGAAGACCTGCGCGACCGCATCGAGCGCGGCCACGTCCGCCACCTGGTGGTGGGTAGCGCCAACCTCGACAAGTTCAACGGCCTCGCCGAAGGCTGCACCCGCATCAGCGTCGGCCGGGGGGCTCCGGGTTGGACCCCGCACAGTTCAGCGCTGGAATATTCCGCCGAGTTCGAGGCCGACGGCGTGACTCTGGCCACGGACCCGATGCTGCTCTACTTCACCTCCGGCACCACCTCCAAGCCGAAGATGGTGCTGCACAGCCACCAGAGCTACCCGGTCGGGCATCTCTCCACCATGTACTGGATTGGCCTGCAGCCCGGCGACCTGCACCTGAACATCTCCTCCCCCGGCTGGGCCAAGCATGCGTGGAGCTGCTTCTTCGCGCCCTGGAACGCCGGCGCCTGCATCTTCATCCACAACACCTCGCGCTTCAGTGCCCCGGCCCTGCTCGGCGTGCTGGAACGCTACGGCGTCACCAGCCTCTGCGCCCCGCCCACCGTCTGGCGCATGCTGATCCAGGAGGACCTGGCCAGCTACCGTGGCCGCCTGCGTCTGCGAGAACTGGTGGGCGCCGGCGAACCGCTCAACCCGGAAATCATCGAGCAGATCCAGCACGCCTGGGGCATGAACCTGCGCGACGGCTTCGGCCAGACGGAGACCACCGCCCAGGTGGGCAACACCCCCGGCCAGACGCTCAAGCCGGGCTCCATGGGCCGCCCGCTGCCCGGATACCGGGTAACCATGCTCGACCCCGACGGCATGCCCGGCAACGAGGGTGAAGTCGCCCTGCCGCTGGATGTCCGCCCCCTGGGCCTGATGCTCCGCTACGAGGACAGCCCGGAGAAAACCGCCGAAGTGATGCGCGATGGCTACTACCGCACCGGCGACACGGCCCTGATCGACGACGACGGCTATATCACCTTCGTCGGCCGTGCCGATGACGTGTTCAAGGCCTCGGACTACCGCATCAGCCCCTTCGAGCTGGAAAGCGCCCTGATCGAACACCCCTCGGTGATGGAAGTGGCCGTGGTCCCCAGCCCCGACCCGGTGCGCCTGGCGGTGCCCAAGGCCTTTCTGATCCTGGCCCATGGCGAGACCGGCAGCGCCGAACTGGCCAGCAGCATCCTCGCCTTCGCTCGCGAGCACCTGGCGCCCTACAAGCGGGTGCGCCGCATCGAGTTCGTCAGCGAACTGCCCAAGACCATCTCCGGAAAGATCCGCCGGGTGGAACTGCGGCAGATCGAAGTGCAACGCCGCCAGAGCGATGCACGCCACCCGCAGGAATTCTTCGAGGAAGACTTCCCGCACCTCAAGGGCTGA